Below is a window of Ahaetulla prasina isolate Xishuangbanna chromosome 1, ASM2864084v1, whole genome shotgun sequence DNA.
TTCTAAATGGCCTTTGAGTGCAGTCTTACTATATGCAGCTTCATTCCCTACAAAAAGTAAGATTTCTCCCGGCTGCCCCAGTTTTTAATCTAATAATCTTTTTCTGTGGAGCAAAGTTTGCAGTGCAATGTCTTGAATAGCTGGTGCTTCACAAATGCACGGTCTTCCTTCAAATGGGACTCCATGAAACCTCCCATGTCTTATGGTGGAGCCTAGGTGTTTGAAATGAGCGCTGGAGAAAGAACTTCTGAGATGTTGAGGCATATCGgttgttaaatatttttctaaCTGGGAAGCTGCTTTCCGACCAGTCAGACACTTCAAGGACTTGGCATAATTAAGCGCTGCACCATCATCTTGGGCAGCCACATCAATGAGGCTTTGTTTGAAAGCTTCCTTGGCCTTTAGATCTGATTGGACCATGAACTAGATGGAGAATCCACATTGTGAGATGACATTTGAAAGTTGGGCGGCCACAGTGCCAGGAAGCGTGTTATGCAACTGCTCTTCAAAGCACAGCTTGGGTAATCTATCTGGGTCCATAGATAGGATCTTCAGCCAGTAACTGAATAATTACTAAATTGCTTTGTGTACAGGGTATACTCAGCTCTGTCCTTAATGCTGGGGTAGACTAATCCACCCCCAAGATACATTTCAGAAAAATTCTAGTAAGGAGGCATTTATATATACCTACAGTTCTATACCATATGTGATCATTTGGACACTCTTGCTGTTATATATATAACTTTATGATTGGAATTAGAGACCCCGAGTAGTTTTAGTTGGTGAACTGCCTTACAGTGTTGGCACCGGTTATATAGCCcttaaataaaaaggtaaaggtaaaggttcctctcgcacatacgtgctagtcatttccgactctagggggcggtgctcatctccgtttcaaagccgaagagccagcgctgtccgaagacgtctccatggtcatgtggccggcaagtaatgggagctcaccccattacacggcagcactagggattcgaaccgccgagctgccgaccttgcgatcgacaagctcaacgtcctagcccctgagccaccgcgtccctcagtcCTTAAATAACTCCTCTTAAAATGTGGGAGCTAGCAACCTGCTGCTTAAAAACAAGTCCTAAGTatacggtaaaggttcccctcgcacatatgtgctagttgttcccaactctagggggcagtgctctccgtttctaagccgaagagccagcactgtccaaagacatatccgtggtcatgtggccggcatgactaaacactgaaggcgcatggaatgctgttaccttcctgccaaaggtggtccctatttttctacttgcatttttacatgcttttgaactgctaggttggcagaagctgggacaagtaaaaggAGCAgttatgcggtgctagggattcgaaccaccaaactgccgaccttctgatcgacaggcttagccactgagccgccccGTCCCCTAAGTATACAGTAGATAAAACTTGATATATCCATTCCCTATCCAGGCTCCAGTCTTCCCAAGAAGAATTACAGTACCTTAGTtttgtctgcaccccccgagccgagccccctgccagaaagtgacttggaaagtgagggggaaggacttaCCTCGGTAGCACCGgcttccctagctcagctccaggagccagaggcaggccagatggaggagataatgacgcctccgtcccctgactcttccccccccccaggccacgcctccagactcggctgatggcaatcaggcctggctggaccctaggtttcgtaggcaggagaggtggcaaCAACAGAagcgggtggggcaggcctaggaagtgctgagtcacggagccacaccccacaggatataaaagcagcaagggctgctatgcctcttcgtagcaggcaaatcaactgcttgactagagctgaagtactgtttgtacttcatcggcatcaagggagataacagataacagagacacttggcagatgctcgctagtttgctgccagagctgatagtgccgactaattaagccatcgctcggactgaggcaagggggacagaacagctccacaattcaatcctgagctacaaatattctattctgtcaaTACTTTTGAGGTTTTACTTTCAGCatctattgattaattgattgacttCCAGTCACTGTTGATTCTTAGTGACAACATAAATAGATTTTTCTCCTTGATTTAACTTCTAGGGTAGggacccccaaccttttgggcaccagggactgattccgtggagaaaggtttttctgtggattggaggggtttttttacatgctgcctgcatcccgtggatggggcttcgtttgtttgtgtggcccggttgctggcatgccacagcccgggggttggggacctctgttttAGGATACTTGTTATGCCATCTAATTTTGTGTAACCTACAAATTTGATAAGACTTGAGTTCCTTCACTTCTTCATCCAAATACTGTAATTAGTGAAGATTTTGAAGCATACAGGGTCCAGGTTGCACTCAGTTCCTCCTTCCAATTTGGTAAGGAATTATTGATTTGTACTCTTTGAATAGTGTATgagtgagatatatatatatatatatatatatatataaccagacCACATCTGCCCTAATCAAAATATCATGCAATACTTTGTCAGATTAAGGTATATTACATCTACAACATTCCTACAGTCTACTAAAGAGAGTTCCAATTGCATGTTTCGGTTTAGCAGTTGCAATTGATGAATCCAATTTATACTGGAATAGTcttcatatataaatatagatcTGCATCTGAATTACTATAAATCAGTAAACCCCTTCACCCTAATTGAATTGTGCACACTGTTTAGTACCTGACATTCATATATCCTTATGCAAATTATTGCATGCACCCcacttttaaaatcttctgatgTAAAGCCCCATCTACAAGTGTTCCTCAATGGCCATAATTGAGGCCGGAATTACACTCAGAAGTTGTGCTGGTTGCTAAGACAGCAATCATATGACCATGCCCAATTTCACaatcttttttgcagcagtcattaagcaaactctgTAGTTGTTAAACAAAAAGCGGTTGTTAAGCTAATCCGTTGTCTGCAGCAGGCGGTTTTTGCcgaaaaccagaaataaatgctggtttctggcaaaaaaacaacaccatGAATTGCAGTCACTAGGATGCTGCAAACAACAGTATATGTTGGCCAATTGCCAAcatccaaaatgcaatcacatgactgcaaggggGGTAGTCaacagaactttgaatctgggtcataGATACACCTGGGGAggcataactttgaatagtcgctaagtgactggtcataagcCAAGATTACACTCATTCCTTCCTCTCAGGTGGTATGAATCTTCTCAGTTGCTGCTTCTTCCTAATCCCATTATCCttgccatccagtggtgggattctaccggttcagaccagtttgggcgaattgTTTGCTCCAACTTTCAGCCGTGAGCGAACtcgttctctctttctttgaaatgGGCCCGCCCGCACGTTATGCTCGcctatatttctgcttccaaagcccagctgatcagggcggcagagtggattgccactcctcagctgttttccttcctCTCAGCAAAACagaagttcaattttctgcaaactgCGCGTGTACTGTGCGTCTGGCGCATGCGCGCTCAGCGAATCAGTcgttaaaccggtaggatcccatCCCCGTTGCCATCCATAGCTCGGCAAGTCATCAAgatgaatacagatagtccttgacttaacaacaattcatatagtgaccattcatagttacagtcatgaccgtttttcatatttaagaccattgcagcagcctcatggtcacatgatcagaattcaaattcttggcaactagctcatatttaagatggatgccatgtcctggggtcacgtgatcaccttttgggaccatctgatgagcaaagtcagtggggaagccagatttgttttaaCAGTTGTGCTGTTGACTTAACAATTTTAGTGAATCgtttaacaacggcggcaagagaagccataaaatgggggcaaaactcattcaacaactgtcttgcttaacaacagaaatatttatttatttatttatttatttatttatttatttatttatttatttatttatttattcatacttttataccgccctatctccctagggactcagggcagtgtacagccatataaaaaacacataaatatacaaaataaaacattcatctaaaaaacttattatatcggccaaaatttaaaatagacatataaacaataaaacccaatttaaaaccaaatctaaaatttagacatttaaaatttaaaaaatctagtccagtcctgcgcaaatgaatagatgtgtcttaagctcgcggcggaaggtccgaaggtcaggaagttgacgaagtcctgggggaagctcgttccagagggtgggagcccccacagaaaaggcccttcccctgggcgtcgccagtcggcactgcctggccgacggcaccctgaggagtccctccctgtgagagtgcacgggccggtgggaggcattcggtggcagtagacggtcccgtaagtaacccggacctatgccatggagcgctttgaagatcattaccaaaaccttgaagcgcacccggaaaaccacaggcagccagtgcagtctgcgcaggatattgcgctcaattgtggtcataaattgaggattacctgtaacacaTTCCCAGGTTCATGCATAAAGCTTTCTTTTCAATCTGGATCTGTTTCTCTTTTCAGCTTGCCCAGAAATATGATCCACAGAAGGAAGCAGAGTTGCGGGTATGGATAGAAAACCTCACTGGGAGGCAGATTGGCCCCGATTTCCAGAAGGGGCTGAAAGACGGCGTCATACTATGCGAGTAAGTAGGCCGATGAAGAGAAACTTGTACCTTGAAGCATCGTTCCTGCTCTTATTCCATAACCTCTTCCAGGATGTGTTATAAGAAGTTATATTCTTTTTTAGGAAGAGCTCCAAAAATGGTTTATGAAGACAGGGAGAGGCCTGGAATGCTTAAAGGTTGTGTGGCATTTGGTTATGAGATGGTGAAAGACATAATGTTTTGTATGATGTAAAAATAATTTACAGAGCCttaatgattttattttgtttttgtttctggtgttgcttcatttatttatttattttccccactCTCGCCTGCTTTCACTTGGCTTCGTCCCATCGCTGCAccaatttgcttatttattttttgtacagAAGCATATGTACCTTTCTGCAAatgtacacattttttttttactttttcttacctatccttttttttaaataagtagtCGGCCTATACGATGTCACTTTTGTGCGTTTCATTTCTTCATTCTTGCTTGTAAAATTTGGGAGTAAAATGGATTTTGGAAGATAAGTTGCCTTCTCGTTTGCGCATACATTGGAAAGAATTCATTCTACAGACATTAGCGTAAACAGGGTTTTCATTCCCACTGTGATAACAGCAGGTGACATTAAAAACTGCATTAAATCTAACAGAAGCTGTATTTTTACTCTCCAGATTAATAAACAAACTGCAGCCTGGTTCGATTAAAAAAATCAACACCTCCTCTCTCAACTGGCATCAGGTAAATGCGTGCTTGCAGTGGCGGGAAATTAAATTGTGATgatgatttaaaagaaaaaatggaatgcaAGCCACGATTAAGCAACCATGTGTGGAGTCAGAACATGTTTCTCTGTGTTTGcacatgtaatgtaatgtaatgtaatgaaaCGTAATGCTGACTTACATTAGAGTCCTGGGATGTAATAGACCCTGCCTGATAAAGCTGGCTTCCACGGAGATTCCAGTTTCTCAGGGTTGGAGTCGCCTAttataggaagtcctcaacttatgaccagaattgggaccagaatttccatcattaagcaaagcaaTGGTTAAGTTAGTGGCACTAACttaattttacaaccttcctttccACGACTGGTAAGCaaattactgcaattgttaagtgagtcatgcggtcattaagcaaacccggcttctcccattgacttttttcttgtgggAAGGGTGTGCAAAATGGTGGTCTTCTCATGATCCTGGGaacacttcaaccatcataaaaattCAGGCTAAgtttccaagtgcccaaatttgaaTCCTGTGaacctggagatgctgcaacggttgtaagtgcgagggcTGGGTGTAAGTccatctttttcagtgctgttgtaactttgaacggtccctaaacaagtgggtgtaagtcgaggactacctataattaatTCTAAATGGAACTTCCAAGAGTAGGTGCAGTCTTATTACTGAATAACCAAAATCCTGGAAACCAGGAATGGGGAAGAGCCAATTCAGCCTTCGTGCTGTGCTTGAAAATTTGAAAACTGGACTAGGAACAGAACTCTGAATTGGATGTATCTGTAGATTGGTGTAGCCAAGTTGCTTAGATTCTTGAATTTGGCCTGTCAGAGAAGGAAAGTTGTATTTTGGGAGGCAGTGTCCCTGCCAAATCTTTTTAAGATTACTGTGTGTCTCTGTGGTTCCTTGTGCTATTTTGTAAGCAAGAGCCGAAAGAGAATGCCTGGGCGTGGGCTGAACCGGTCTGCCCAGCtggttttaacataacataacataacataacataacataacataacataacataacataacataacataacataacataacataacataacataacataacataacataacataacaacagagttggaagggaccttggaggccttctagtccaaccccctgcccaggcaggaaaccctacaccatttcagacaaatggctatccaacattttcttaaaaatttccagtgttggagcattcacaacttctgcaggcaagttgttccacttattgattgttctaactgtcaggaaatttctccttagttctaagttgcttctctccttgattagtttttgcTGGTCATGGAGGGACCAGGATTAGCTCCTGAGGATGCTTTTGAAAATCCCACTTTTGAAAACCTTGTTCAATGGTTTGGCAgccttctgggtttttttaatgggGATTTCCGCCGAGCTGGACATTTGTTTTTGACTATTTGTTTTGTTCAGTGAGATCAGCTTTAGTGGAAGGTGATACAGCGGCTTTCTCCAAACAGGtgtgctgttttgttttgggacTGCAGAACTGCTAAGGGTTCTGGGAATACTTTCAACAATTGTGGGGGTGCCAGGTCAGAGAAGGTTGTGATAACAGCCACTGAACTCTAAATCTCCTTTTACCCAGTGGTTAATCCTTATTTGTTTCCTTTGGGGTAGTTGCCTGAAAAAAAAAGGTAGGCAGTGTTCACCCTGCATATTCAGAAGTAGCGAATTGACATAGCCAAGGTTTTTAACGTGCCCTAATTTGGAAACTCTTTGTGGTGTAATTCAAACCACAGCTGACATGTTGCACACCTTACATTATGCTAGGCTGCAGAGACGACCCCATCAGGATCCATGCATCCAGATTCTGCTTGCAGACAGAACTTCTCCCTGTCATCTGGACCATTTCCCATATTTTTAGAGGATTCTTTCCTACTTTGTTAATAGCTACCAAGAGTTGCGTGAGCAATTCTGCATATATAAAGAGCAACTGCATTGTGGTTTTGGGGGAGGAGACGGGGGTGGGCGTTGCGCACATTGGTTGCACATTAGGAGTCCTAGTGGCACAGTGGCTAAAATACACTATTGCAGGCAAAATCTATCCACAGCCTGGAGCtcaatcctgatggggcttaAGGTTGAcgcggccttccatccttccgaggttggtaaaaatgaggccccagattgttggggccaatatgcaaaCAATGCTTACATtataaactgcccaaggagtgctgtacagtatataactctaaatgctgttgctattgctactgaACATGAGAATAAAGCTATGGGACGAATAAAGTTCAAACTAACATAAGGACTAGTCCAGCAGTCTTGTTTTCACAGTGAACCATCAGCTATCTACGGAAATCCATAATCTCCCAGCAGATGGCCTTCGGAGGCAGTTCCTCTATCATCAAGGCTAACAGCCATTATCTCTTACGATTTCCTTGAATTTTGTGGTGTAGCTAATTCCAAAGTTGAATTACATGTTATGCAAATAAGTATTTTCATTTGTCtatgccagaggtcttcaaacgtggcagctttaagactcgtggactggagaattctgggagttgaagtccacgagccttaaagctgccacgtttgaagacctctggtctatgctgtccccaaagtgcttttttcaaaaggcaactagacttacttggttttttccccccctttggaaATGttccgcttctcatctaagaaaacTGTCCCCTCTCTTTTCTTCCAACAGCTGGAGAACCTCTCCAACTTCATCAAGTCCCTACTTAGTTATGGTTTGAAGCCTGTCGATTTGTTTGAGGCCAACGATCTGTACGAGAGTGGGAATATGACTCAAGTGCAGGTGTCGCTCCTGGCTCTGGCAGGCATGGTGAGTGAAAAGATCTTCTTGCCTCCATGGAGGACAAGCTGCCAGCTCTCCATCTGCATGTGTACATAAGGTGACTGGCCTGCCTGTTGAAACTGCTGCTGTCATTATCAATGACGGAATTTGAATACCGTGTGGGCAGAAATGCCAAGTTTGTAATAGTAATTGGGTGGATGCATCAAGACAAGGGCATGTCAAGAGGAgaggagcagggatgaaatccagcaggttctgacaggttctggagaaccgttagcggacattttgagtagttcagagaaccggcaaacaccacctctggctggctccaggagtgggtgagggaatggagattttgcagtatccttcccctgccacacccaccacgcccaccaagccacacccacagaaccggtagtaaaaaaaattggatttcaccaatggaGAGGAGGcttaatgagccatggtggcgcagtggttagagtacagtactgcaggctacttccgctgattcaccggctgccagcaatttggcagttcgaatttcaccaggctcaagggtgactcagccttccatccttccgtggtgggtaaaatgagcacccagattgttgggagcaataggctgactctgtaaaaccacttagagacggctgtaaagcactgtaaagcagtatatacgtctaagtgctattgctactgctattaacTCCTTCTATATTCCAATTCATTTTTCCAAACATAGCCCActgttttctcccctccccctgcaGCCACCTGAAGCTAAAATTAGGAGACAGAGAAGGTGTATGCAGAACTTAACCCCAAACGAGCCACTGTAGGGGGTAACattttttttaggggggggggcCTATATTCTAGGTCACATGACCAGGCAAATTAGTATACTGCTTCTCTTCTAGGAGTACATTGGGGAATTCTTTTAATGGATGTCTTCTCCACAGCCATTGGCTGCACCTGCCCTAATTTCAGACTCGttctttcttttgccacattCTCTCACACCAAATTTGGTCCAGTTCTGTTTTTGGAAAGTTATTATGGAGGGTAAGAAAGATGACTTTGTCAGAGATGGGCCAGATTCATCGCCAAAGTGATAAAGGGAAAACCTGGTTTAAGTCTAAAACAAATAGAAAGCATGCATAGATAGCTTAGACAGACACCTCCCTAATTTGCGTGTGTATAAGGGGGTGGGATGGAACACAGCACAATAAGACTTAAAAGATTTTGTCGTTAAAGCCACTTTCAATAAAAGTAAGACTTCCTGTATCGTTGGCTCTTTGATCTAGCCATCTTGTCTTTATGGCCTCCCTCCCTTTCAGATATCCCTGAGTGTGGGAATCTCCCCTGAAGAGCGCTAGTTTTACGACGACTATCAAGGTGTTAGATTTATCCATAGTTGTGTTTCTGTTCTCCAGCATTCTGTGCTATTTACAAAACAGTTTAGTAAAGAGTTGACAGGAACAGTCCAGAGgtggagaaccagtaggggaaattttgagtagttcagagaaccggtagtaaatattctgactggccccacccccatctattctctgcctcccaagtcccagctgatcaggaggaaatggggattttgcagtaaccttcccctgccacgcccaccaagccacacccatagaactggtagtaaaaaaatttgaaactcaccactggaacAGTCACCAAAGTATAGAATTCAATCTGCTTACGTACCAGTACCTGAAATTTAGGGTTGTTCTTAATCATGAGAACTATGGAATTATTGGGAAGGACCTGAAACTTTTGTGCAGGAATAGTTCTGGTTTTTTAACCTTTTCTTGCAGGCAAAAACAAAAGGCATTGAAAGTGGGATGGATATTGGAGTGAAATATTCGGAGAAACAGGAGAGAGCCTTTAATGATGAAAAACTCAAGGCTGGACACTGTGTCATCGGTCTACAGGTACGTTTGGTCACTTTGTGGCTGTTGATCTTGAAACAATGGGAGATCTAAGATGGTGTAGCATATGGCCAAAAGACTAAGCTGTGCAATCAGGAAGTCCTGGTTTTGGGACCTTCTTCTATGGTAAAAATGCTTTCTTTTGTCAATTTTTTTCCATTGTGTAGTAAGGCTGTGAAGCACCTTAGTTTTGAACGCAAAATAGTCCTTTGAAGAGCATGCAAAATGTAGCACCCATTTGCAATTCCTTAAAACCAAGTGCATCCTGATTTAACACTACCCTGTTACCCCGAAAAtaggacccaactggaaaataagttgtagcatgatttttcaggatgctcataatataagccctacccccaaaataagccccagttaagattgtcagccagatggatgcattttagtaccgtatttcccccaaaataagacctaaccagaaaataatccctaatgtgtcttttggagcaaaaattaatataagacccagtcttatttttggggaaacacaatataCGTGTCCAAAGATTTGCTGAGCACTAATGAAGAAGGTTGCAGAAGAAGAGAAACAGTTTTAGCAGCTTGAAGAATTGGTCATAGATGTCCATTCCTAAGATAGATGACACCAGAATGAAGAAACATGTGTCATGGCATCATTACACAAGCTCTGCTCTTTCACACGCAAGAATATAAAGGGCAGAAGAGTTTGCAGGATGATGCACATTTCAACCCTTGTCTTCCTCTTGTAGACATCTATGAACAAAGTGGATGAAATCCAGACATCTACTGTAGATGTAGTGTATCGGGCATAGTAATCTTTGTtgccaaaaaaaagccaacacagttctaggctgcattaacagagggatagaatcaagatcactttataatgccttggtaatacttggaatactgcatagtTTTGGTTGCtatgatgtaaaaagatgttgagactctaggacaggggtgtcaaattcacaccgtcatggtggcatcacgtgacTTATCGTGacatttctcctttgctaaaccaggtgtgggcatggccagcgtgtgacgcatccggcctgtaggcggggagtttgacagccctcttctagaaagagtgcagagaagagcaacaaagatgattaggggactggaggctaaaacatataaagaacagttgcaggaactgggtatgtctagtttaaagaaaagaaggactagggaagacatgatagcagtgttccaatatctcaggagctgtgacaaagagggagtcaagctattctccaaagcacctgagggcaggacaagaaacaatggatagaaactaatcaaggagagaagcaacctagaactgatgagaaatttcctgacagttagaacagttaatcagtggaacaacttgccttcagaagttgtgaatgctccaacactggaactttttaagaagagattggacaaccatttgtctgaaatgatatagggtttgctgcctgagtagagggttggactagaagacctccaaggtcccttccaactcttctgttattctgttaatgctTAACCAAGCTGCTGTTTCTCTTCAGATGGGCACCAACAAGTGCGCTAGCCAGTCAGGAATGACCGCCTATGGAACCAGGAGGCATCTCTATGATCCCAAGAACCAGATACTACCTCCAATGGACCATTCCACCATCAGTTTGCAGATGGGTACCAATAAGTGTGCTAGCCAGGTGAGAACTCTTACAGAGTGTTTAAATCtttgttttaactttttgttttgttttagctgtTTAAAACTCTTACAGTTTTAGTCTTCCAAGCCAAAAGAGGTTTCCCCCAAGATATACAGGTTTATTTATAGGAtatgcagagccatattggtgggcacatgaggtttgccctagctcagctctggcatggatgcatgtgctggccagctgattttcgggccttccgggcccaccgaagtcgggaaacaggctgtttccgtcctctggggggggggaaggctgttttcgccctccccaggctccaagaaagcctggggagcctggggaaggtgaaaaactgGGCCgaccgtgccatcgcgtgccaaaagcaggggaaaaCGTGGGAAGGTCacgtgtgcatgcgcggggggggggcggggcacattgaattatgggtttgGGCACGCACATGggtgacccccccatgctcccccctccctgcttttagcacgtgacagcaaaaaggtttagccatcactgctttaggcCATGATTTAATTATCGTTTGTTGGATGAGCCAGTCAGGTAAACTCAAACACTGCAATGAGTCCTAATCTATTGTTTAGAGACCATGTTTTGGTTTGATTCAATTTTGTCTCTTTTTCAAATTAGCAAACTATTTACAATTTATTGGGTCAATTCTTCGTTTTCTTCATTTCTGCTGACACTAACTAGGACAATTGGGGAAGACATGAAAACCTGCCAGAAATAAGCATGGTATCTGACCCCAGACATCAATCAGGCAAGAATTTATAGACTAATCAGCCATGTTTCCAATCACTAGTGACAAATCACAATCTTTTCCCTCAGATAGTTCACTTGTAAGCCAAAAATGAACCATATTATGGCTTTGCATTACAGATAAGCCAGCCATTTCTGTtccaaataaaatacaatccCAGGTTTCTGTCCGCTTGATGAAAGATCTCCCATAGCTGTGACGTATTTTTTGTGTCAACTAACTATATTAGTtacttttatttaattgttttagttGTTTCCAGTTATACCTTTTACCTTTATTGTGAtaaacattcattcatttcattaatccatccgatttatttatttatttatttattcactcattgattcattcattcattcatggttTGGAAGTATTACTGCTTTGTACTGGAAGGCTGTGCAAAGAGCAGTGAGGATGGTGGAAAAGATTACTGGAAGTTCatttccttctatccaggacatagcataTAAGCGTTACTTGACCAGGGTCTTCAGTATTGTCTGGGAGTTTACACATCCCCTCCAAGACCAGGTTTCCTTGTTGcattctgggaggaggcttcgtGGACAAGTTTTATCCTGGTtgtcacttctttaccctcctaccatcaggaag
It encodes the following:
- the CNN2 gene encoding calponin-2, with protein sequence MSSNQFNKGPSYGLSAEVRNRLAQKYDPQKEAELRVWIENLTGRQIGPDFQKGLKDGVILCELINKLQPGSIKKINTSSLNWHQLENLSNFIKSLLSYGLKPVDLFEANDLYESGNMTQVQVSLLALAGMAKTKGIESGMDIGVKYSEKQERAFNDEKLKAGHCVIGLQMGTNKCASQSGMTAYGTRRHLYDPKNQILPPMDHSTISLQMGTNKCASQVGMTAPGTRRHIYDSKLGTDKCDDSSMSLQMGSNQGANQSGQVFGLGRQIYDPKYCPQGNAGVASNAAPIEDQNSANYYYYQEDQ